The following proteins come from a genomic window of Leopardus geoffroyi isolate Oge1 chromosome A3, O.geoffroyi_Oge1_pat1.0, whole genome shotgun sequence:
- the ASTL gene encoding astacin-like metalloendopeptidase, whose protein sequence is MNMGGLWPWVLGLVSLPGLILGAPSASSCSEACGTSFSEGLNPEGTQTSWDKDIPAINQGLIPEETPESSFLLEGDILRPSPLRLFSTTSNKWPKNGEVVEVPFLISSRYDKASRDIFLKAFAEFERFTCIRFVAYQGQRDFISIVPMSGCFSSVGRSGGMQVVSLAPTCLQKGPGIVLHELMHVLGFWHEHSRADRDHYIRVNWNEILPGFEINFIKSRSSNMLVPYDYSSVMHYGRLAFSRRGLPTITPLWAPSVHIGQRWNLSTSDITRVLRLYDCSPSGQSPRGRGFQPHSDGRSPTPASRPYLQQLLKALSAESGRPDPSGSKARAQRIVAGPGESPRSWKLPALRKLGVGASARLLQTPASSLNSRPGADVPGLALERSWLAQVPSVPLTASPEAEDQPGPIQEALGSSSPRSTCT, encoded by the exons ATGAATATGGGAGGCCTCTGGCCTTGGGTGCTGGGTCTGGTCTCTTTGCCAG GTTTGATCCTAGGAGCACCCTCAGCCTCCAGCTGCTCAGAAGCCTGTGGAACCAGCTTCTCGGAGGGCCTCAACCCCGAGGGGACCCAGACATCCTGGGACAAGGACATCCCTGCGATTAACCAAG ggcTCATCCCAGAGGAAACCCCAGAGAGCAGCTTCCTCCTCGAGGGGGACATCCTCCGGCCG AGTCCCTTGCGGCTGTTCTCAACTACCAGCAACAAGTGGCCCAAGAACGGGGAGGTCGTGGAGGTCCCCTTCCTGATCTCCAGCAGATACG ATAAAGCCAGCCGCGACATCTTCCTAAAGGCATTTGCCGAGTTTGAACGCTTCACATGCATCAGGTTTGTTGCCTACCAGGGCCAAAGAGACTTCATTTCCATCGTCCCCATGTCTGG GTGTTTCTCCAGCGTGGGACGCAGCGGAGGGATGCAGGTGGTATCCCTGGCACCTACATGTCTCCAGAAGGGCCCAGGCATTGTCCTGCATGAGCTCATGCACGTACTGGGCTTCTGGCATGAGCACTCACGGGCTGACCGGGACCACTATATCCGTGTCAACTGGAACGAGATCCTTCCAG GCTTTGAAATCAACTTCATCAAATCTCGGAGCAGCAACATGCTGGTGCCCTATGACTACTCATCAGTGATGCACTATGGGAG GCTTGCCTTCAGCCGGCGTGGGCTGCCCACCATCACACCGCTCTGGGCTCCCAGTGTCCACATTGGTCAGCGATGGAACCTCAGCACCTCGGACATCACACGGGTCCTCAGGCTTTATGACTGCAGCCCAAGTGGCCAAAGCCCCCGTGGGAGAG ggttccagccccacagcgATGGTAGGAGCCCTACTCCTGCCTCTAGACCATACCTGCAGCAGCTTCTGAAGGCATTGTCGGCAGAATCTGGGCGCCCCGACCCCAGTGGCTCCAAGGCTAGAGCCCAGCGCATTGTTGCAGGGCCTGGAGAGAGCCCACGTAGCTGGAAGCTCCCTGCGCTGAGAAAGTTGGGTGTGGGGGCCTCTGCAAGGCTGCTTCAGACCCCAGCTTCCTCCCTAAACTCCAGGCCTGGAGCAGACGTTCCTGGTTTGGCTCTAGAGAGGTCCTGGCTGGCCCAAGTGCCCTCTGTACCACTCACTGCTTCTCCGGAAGCAGAAGACCAGCCAGGACCCATCCAGGAGGCTTTGGGGAGCAGCTCTCCCAGGAGCACATGTACCTGA
- the DUSP2 gene encoding dual specificity protein phosphatase 2 produces the protein MGLEAARELDCAALGALLREPREAERTLLLDCRPFLAFCRHHVRHARPVPWNALLRRRARGPPAAALACLLPDRALRARLARGELARAVVLDEGSASVAALPPDGPAHALLSALLPETRAGPTAVCFLRGGFDGFQACCPDLCSESPAPAMSPVGAENSRSDARAPFYDQGGPVEILPYLFLGSCSHSSDLQGLQACGITAVLNVSASCPNHFEGLFRYKSIPVEDNQMVEISAWFQEAISFIDSVKNAGGRVLVHCQAGISRSATICLAYLIQSRRVRLDEAFDFVKQRRGVISPNFSFMGQLLQFETQVLCH, from the exons ATGGGGCTGGAGGCGGCGCGCGAGCTGGACTGCGCGGCGCTGGGCGCGCTGCTGCGGGAGCCGCGGGAGGCAGAGCGCACGCTGCTGCTGGACTGCCGCCCCTTCCTGGCCTTCTGTCGGCACCACGTGCGCCACGCGCGGCCCGTGCCCTGGAACGCGCTGCTGCGGCGCCGAGCGCGgggcccgcccgccgccgccctcGCCTGCCTGCTGCCCGACCGTGCGCTGCGGGCGCGCCTGGCCCGCGGGGAGCTGGCGCGGGCCGTGGTGCTGGACGAGGGCAGCGCCTCGGTGGCCGCGCTCCCGCCCGACGGCCCGGCACACGCGCTGCTCTCCGCGCTGCTGCCCGAGACCCGCGCGGGGCCCACGGCCGTCTGCTTCCTGCGAG gcGGCTTCGACGGCTTCCAGGCCTGCTGCCCCGATCTGTGCTCCGAGTCCCCCGCCCCGGCCATGTCGCCTGTTGGGGCCGAGAACAGCCGTTCTGACGCCAGGGCTCCCTTTTACGACCAG GGCGGCCCCGTGGAGATCTTACCCTACCTGTTCCTGGGCAGCTGCAGCCACTCCTCCGACCTGCAGGGGCTGCAGGCTTGTGGCATCACAGCTGTCCTCAACGTTTCCGCCAGCTGCCCCAACCACTTTGAGGGCCTTTTCCGCTACAAGAGCATCCCGGTGGAGGACAACCAGATGGTGGAGATCAGTGCCTGGTTCCAGGAGGCCATAAGCTTCATTG ACTCGGTGAAGAACGCTGGAGGCCGGGTACTCGTACACTGCCAGGCGGGCATCTCACGCTCCGCCACCATCTGCCTGGCTTACCTGATCCAGAGCCGCCGCGTGAGGCTGGACGAGGCCTTCGACTTTGTTAAGCAACGCCGGGGAGTCATCTCCCCCAACTTCAGTTTCATGGGGCAGCTGCTACAGTTTGAGACGCAGGTGCTATGTCACTGA